A single genomic interval of Halalkalibaculum roseum harbors:
- the corA gene encoding magnesium/cobalt transporter CorA, with product MAKKRKFSRRLPKIRGRRSHQSKKAGSAPGTLHHVGEKRVEEVSITIHDYSEDHIESIEITEIEECRPYLENPSKTWISVKGLHDIEKLQSIWAYFNLHPLVQEDILNTSQRPKVEEYEDNIFFVLRMMHYTKEEPVILESEQISIVLGQNYVLSFQESDMPHFSPVLERLKVVGTRLRRFGPDYLTYAIIDNIVDYYFGVLNELGDRLEETEEILIDDPGQDTLHHIHGLRREAIFFRKSVWPLRDVINSVIRDDTKFVDESIKVYLRDVYDHMVQIIDNVDNYRDMILGMHDMYMSQVSNKMNEVMKVLTIIATIFIPITFIAGVYGMNFDPQASPYNMPELSWYWGYPAAWASMIIVAIIMVIYFKRKDWL from the coding sequence ATGGCTAAGAAAAGAAAGTTTTCCAGAAGATTACCGAAAATACGCGGAAGGAGATCACATCAGTCAAAAAAAGCGGGCTCGGCCCCCGGTACCCTGCATCACGTTGGTGAAAAACGTGTCGAGGAAGTATCAATCACTATCCATGATTATTCGGAAGATCATATCGAGAGTATTGAGATTACCGAAATCGAAGAGTGCAGGCCGTACCTGGAGAATCCCTCTAAAACCTGGATCAGCGTTAAAGGGCTCCACGATATTGAAAAACTGCAATCCATTTGGGCCTATTTTAACCTGCATCCTCTTGTTCAGGAAGATATTCTCAACACTTCTCAACGTCCAAAGGTGGAAGAGTATGAGGATAATATCTTCTTTGTACTTCGTATGATGCACTACACCAAGGAGGAACCGGTCATCCTGGAATCGGAACAAATCAGCATTGTATTAGGACAAAACTACGTCCTGTCATTTCAGGAGAGCGATATGCCTCATTTTTCACCGGTACTGGAACGTTTGAAAGTGGTTGGAACCCGTCTGCGCCGTTTCGGTCCCGACTACCTAACCTATGCGATCATCGATAACATTGTGGACTACTATTTTGGTGTGCTCAATGAGCTTGGAGATCGTCTGGAAGAAACCGAGGAGATACTGATTGATGACCCCGGACAGGACACCTTGCACCACATTCATGGCTTACGAAGGGAAGCGATTTTCTTTAGAAAGAGCGTTTGGCCTCTGCGTGATGTTATAAATTCAGTGATTCGGGATGATACCAAGTTTGTAGATGAGAGCATCAAGGTATACCTGCGAGATGTCTATGACCATATGGTTCAGATTATTGACAACGTCGATAATTACCGGGATATGATTTTGGGCATGCACGACATGTATATGTCGCAGGTAAGCAATAAAATGAACGAGGTGATGAAGGTACTTACCATCATTGCTACCATCTTTATCCCCATCACCTTTATTGCCGGCGTGTATGGGATGAATTTCGATCCGCAAGCCAGTCCATACAACATGCCTGAGTTAAGCTGGTACTGGGGCTACCCCGCGGCATGGGCTAGCATGATTATTGTTGCCATTATTATGGTCATTTATTTTAAAAGAAAAGATTGGCTTTAG
- a CDS encoding OmpA family protein produces MKLSKHALIVTLCLSLMALSVTSCQNWSKTAKGGTIGAGAGALAGAVIGKAAGNTVNGAIIGAAIGGAAGAAIGNYMDRQARELREDLKNAKIERVGEGIKITFDSGILFDVNSYALRDQSRENIAQLAETLKKYDDTNILFAGHTDNTGTEEYNQQLSEKRAKSVAEYAAFLDVDPERMTIIGYGEEQPIATNNTVEGRQQNRRVEIAIYANEELKRAARNGELGEVN; encoded by the coding sequence ATGAAACTATCTAAACATGCCTTGATTGTAACGCTATGCCTAAGCCTTATGGCTTTGAGTGTCACCAGTTGCCAGAACTGGAGTAAAACCGCCAAAGGCGGAACCATTGGAGCCGGAGCGGGAGCACTGGCAGGCGCTGTAATCGGTAAGGCAGCCGGTAACACCGTAAACGGAGCTATTATCGGTGCTGCCATCGGAGGAGCCGCAGGAGCTGCTATCGGAAACTATATGGACCGCCAGGCTCGGGAACTGAGAGAAGATCTTAAAAATGCTAAGATTGAGCGTGTCGGTGAGGGTATAAAAATTACCTTCGACTCGGGTATACTATTTGATGTCAATTCGTATGCGTTAAGGGATCAGTCACGTGAGAATATTGCTCAACTGGCTGAAACTCTTAAAAAGTACGATGATACCAATATCCTGTTTGCCGGACATACCGACAACACCGGTACCGAAGAGTACAACCAGCAGCTTTCTGAAAAGCGAGCCAAATCAGTAGCAGAATATGCCGCTTTTCTCGATGTAGATCCCGAACGAATGACAATCATCGGCTATGGTGAGGAACAGCCTATCGCCACCAACAATACTGTTGAAGGTCGGCAGCAAAATCGCAGAGTCGAAATTGCGATCTATGCCAATGAAGAACTCAAACGTGCCGCCAGAAACGGGGAGCTGGGAGAGGTAAACTAG
- a CDS encoding ABC transporter permease produces the protein MSSFWSTWTWKMAWRDARSNKKRLFIYISAIIIGVAAQVAITSFRDSLNNTINNQSKELLGADLEVEVENQPFPDEVEAYFDSLGGEEAYMVEFPSMVLFPKTGNTRLSNIRALKGGFPFYGELVTIPAGAAETFKNSDQALVDNTLMTQFGIQPGDSIKVGTRTFAIAGAVTKVPGEAAAASMVGPRVFIPYDMLEATNLVQRGSRIEYKRYFRFDQERDMEAIEAQVDSLQEALSLDLDTETVAERREEIGEAVGNLGKFLNLVGFIALLLGGIGVASSIHVYIKQKINTAAILRCFGASSDQTLSIFLIQSVVLGFGGALVGTLLGIGIQFILPGIFSEFLPVSVELTVSWLAIGLGLFTGTGVALVFALMPLLALKKASPLYTLRTMEEALTKLLSKKTKAIIYFLIAATVAGYATLLTEDWRAGLLFTVGMAIAFGLLLLVAKALIILIQKFFPSHWTYVWRQGLANLYRPNNQTSTLMLSLGLGMLLVSTLYFSQDMLMEQLNFATRDDAPNLIMFDIQSDQNEGVNQILRENDAPILQNVPVVTMNLQSINGIGVDSIDRDTSRNVRGWALRRDYRSTYRDSIIDSETLVQGEFIGQADPSEGPVPVSPAEEIAEDLDVSLGDTLTFDVQGVPIETYVSSTREVDFQRVQPNFFMLFPTGVLENAPQFFVTVTRVPNREASARVQQAVVQEYPNVSAIDVSLILETINQFIDKISFAIQFMALFSIITGLIVLASSVATSRFQRVKESVLLRTLGASKSQIIKIISIEYLFLGILSALTGLILSVASTWLLGYFYFDLTFVPNLWVIGLGTLVVTLLTIVIGMLNSRSIYKKTPLEVLRVETN, from the coding sequence ATGTCATCATTTTGGTCAACATGGACGTGGAAAATGGCCTGGCGGGATGCCCGGTCAAACAAGAAACGTCTGTTCATTTATATTTCGGCAATCATTATCGGTGTTGCAGCGCAGGTTGCGATTACCTCTTTTCGTGACAGCTTAAACAATACGATAAACAACCAATCAAAAGAGCTTCTGGGTGCTGACCTCGAAGTAGAGGTAGAAAATCAACCCTTCCCTGATGAAGTGGAAGCCTATTTTGATTCACTGGGCGGCGAAGAAGCTTACATGGTTGAATTTCCCTCCATGGTGCTCTTCCCAAAAACCGGCAATACCCGTCTATCTAATATTCGGGCTCTGAAAGGAGGTTTTCCTTTTTACGGTGAACTGGTAACTATACCTGCCGGAGCAGCAGAGACCTTTAAAAACAGCGATCAGGCCCTGGTTGATAATACACTGATGACTCAATTTGGAATCCAGCCCGGTGATTCCATTAAAGTAGGTACCCGAACCTTTGCCATAGCGGGAGCAGTCACCAAGGTGCCCGGTGAAGCCGCAGCTGCTTCAATGGTCGGACCGCGCGTGTTCATTCCCTATGATATGCTGGAAGCAACCAACCTGGTGCAGCGCGGCAGTCGCATTGAGTACAAACGGTACTTCCGATTCGATCAGGAACGTGACATGGAAGCTATTGAGGCTCAGGTGGATTCCCTGCAAGAGGCTCTCTCCCTAGACCTTGATACAGAAACCGTGGCGGAGCGAAGAGAGGAAATAGGCGAAGCAGTTGGTAATCTAGGCAAATTTTTGAACCTCGTAGGGTTTATTGCCCTGCTCCTGGGTGGCATCGGTGTAGCAAGCTCAATTCACGTCTACATCAAACAGAAAATTAATACTGCTGCCATTTTACGTTGTTTCGGAGCCTCCTCGGATCAGACGCTCAGTATTTTTCTCATTCAATCAGTGGTTCTTGGGTTTGGAGGCGCATTAGTCGGTACCTTGCTGGGAATTGGTATTCAGTTTATACTTCCGGGTATCTTCAGTGAATTCCTGCCGGTTTCGGTTGAACTGACAGTCTCCTGGCTGGCAATCGGACTCGGCCTGTTCACCGGTACCGGCGTGGCACTGGTATTCGCTCTAATGCCCCTGCTGGCACTTAAGAAGGCTTCTCCTTTATACACACTGAGAACCATGGAGGAGGCACTAACAAAGCTGCTCAGCAAAAAAACAAAGGCTATCATCTATTTCCTGATTGCGGCAACAGTTGCCGGATATGCTACACTGCTTACCGAAGATTGGCGGGCAGGACTACTATTTACAGTAGGTATGGCAATTGCTTTCGGTCTGCTGCTGTTAGTAGCAAAAGCGCTTATCATACTGATACAGAAGTTCTTTCCTTCACACTGGACCTACGTCTGGCGCCAGGGACTTGCAAATTTATACCGTCCGAATAACCAAACGTCCACCCTCATGCTTTCCCTCGGTCTGGGCATGTTGCTAGTCAGTACTCTTTACTTCAGCCAGGATATGCTCATGGAGCAGCTGAATTTTGCGACCCGGGATGACGCACCGAATTTAATCATGTTTGATATTCAGTCTGACCAAAACGAGGGTGTCAATCAAATACTGAGAGAGAATGATGCTCCTATCCTCCAGAATGTACCGGTAGTCACTATGAACCTGCAATCTATCAATGGTATTGGTGTTGACTCCATCGACAGAGACACCTCGCGTAATGTACGGGGATGGGCACTGAGAAGAGATTACCGGTCCACCTACCGCGATTCTATCATTGATTCCGAAACGCTGGTTCAGGGAGAGTTTATCGGTCAGGCCGATCCTTCAGAGGGCCCTGTACCGGTTTCCCCTGCCGAAGAGATTGCCGAGGATTTGGATGTCTCATTAGGCGACACACTGACATTCGATGTTCAGGGAGTTCCCATTGAAACCTATGTTAGCAGTACCAGGGAGGTCGACTTTCAACGAGTACAGCCCAACTTCTTTATGCTTTTCCCTACCGGAGTACTTGAGAATGCCCCGCAATTTTTTGTAACGGTAACAAGAGTACCTAATCGAGAAGCTTCTGCCCGGGTACAGCAGGCCGTTGTACAGGAATATCCCAATGTTTCGGCCATTGACGTGAGCCTGATCCTCGAAACCATCAACCAGTTTATTGATAAAATTTCCTTTGCCATACAGTTTATGGCCTTATTCAGCATTATCACCGGCCTCATTGTACTTGCCAGTTCAGTGGCTACGAGCCGGTTCCAAAGAGTTAAAGAGAGCGTGCTGCTCCGGACACTAGGCGCCAGCAAAAGTCAGATCATCAAGATTATTTCCATCGAATATCTATTTCTTGGGATACTCTCAGCCCTAACCGGACTGATCCTTTCGGTGGCCTCTACCTGGCTGCTCGGCTATTTCTACTTTGACCTGACCTTTGTACCGAATCTCTGGGTAATCGGTCTGGGTACTCTGGTGGTTACATTGCTGACCATTGTCATCGGAATGCTGAACAGCCGCAGCATATACAAAAAAACACCGTTGGAAGTACTGCGTGTCGAAACAAATTAG
- a CDS encoding ABC transporter ATP-binding protein — translation MQSKSILEVTNLTQQFRSGEKMLTVLDHVDFSVEEGTICSIVGPSGSGKTTLLGLCAGLDRPSHGQVQLNGINIGDLTEDERAAVRNEHVGFVFQTFQLVPTLTAIENVMVPLELRGEGTDEVKEYATELLNNVGLGDRLHHYPTQLSGGEQQRVAIARAFINKPKILFADEPTGNLDAETGSTIEDLIFDLNRANGTTLILVTHDLELANKCQRIIRLKNGKIFKDEWVEENSHLEQVDELR, via the coding sequence ATGCAATCGAAATCTATTTTAGAAGTTACCAATCTCACGCAACAGTTCAGAAGCGGTGAAAAAATGCTCACCGTTCTTGACCACGTTGATTTTTCCGTTGAAGAAGGTACCATCTGTTCAATTGTAGGACCTTCAGGCAGCGGAAAAACAACCCTACTCGGTCTTTGTGCCGGACTCGATCGCCCCTCCCACGGTCAGGTTCAGCTAAACGGGATTAATATAGGAGATCTTACCGAAGATGAACGTGCTGCTGTAAGAAACGAACACGTCGGCTTTGTATTTCAAACATTTCAACTTGTTCCCACACTCACGGCCATAGAAAACGTCATGGTTCCGCTCGAATTGCGTGGTGAGGGAACCGACGAAGTCAAAGAATATGCAACTGAACTCCTCAATAATGTCGGGTTGGGCGACCGTTTGCATCACTATCCCACCCAGCTATCAGGCGGTGAACAGCAGCGAGTTGCCATTGCAAGGGCATTTATCAACAAACCGAAAATACTCTTCGCTGATGAGCCTACAGGTAATCTTGATGCCGAAACAGGTTCAACCATTGAAGACCTGATTTTTGATTTGAATCGGGCAAATGGAACTACTTTGATACTGGTGACTCATGATTTAGAGCTTGCCAACAAGTGCCAGCGCATCATACGGCTCAAAAACGGCAAGATATTCAAGGATGAATGGGTCGAAGAAAATTCACATCTGGAACAGGTAGACGAATTACGATAA
- a CDS encoding arylesterase, which produces MKKITYLFIGFLLFTGIVYGQNNPKKILFFGDSITAGYGLEEEQAFPALVQEKIDSLGWNFEAVNAGLSGETSAGGLRRVDWMLRQDFSIFVLELGGNDGLRGIDLESTKQNLISIIEKVRDKKPEAKIILTGMQVPPNLGPDYTTEFREMYPEIAEEKNVTLIPFLLEEVGGNPELNQADGIHPTAKGHEIIAETVWDTLKPILRGLRA; this is translated from the coding sequence ATGAAAAAAATTACTTATCTGTTCATAGGCTTCCTGCTATTCACCGGAATAGTGTACGGGCAAAACAACCCAAAGAAGATTCTTTTCTTCGGTGACAGTATAACAGCCGGGTACGGGTTGGAAGAAGAACAGGCTTTTCCTGCGCTTGTTCAGGAAAAAATTGACTCACTTGGCTGGAATTTTGAAGCAGTAAATGCCGGATTGAGCGGGGAAACGTCCGCTGGAGGCCTTCGACGCGTCGATTGGATGCTAAGACAGGATTTCAGCATTTTTGTGTTGGAACTGGGCGGAAATGACGGATTGAGGGGAATAGATCTTGAATCTACGAAACAGAATCTTATTTCGATTATCGAAAAAGTGAGGGATAAGAAGCCGGAAGCCAAAATTATTCTCACCGGAATGCAGGTTCCTCCTAACCTGGGACCTGATTATACCACCGAATTCAGGGAGATGTATCCGGAAATTGCTGAAGAAAAGAATGTCACCCTCATTCCTTTCTTGTTGGAAGAGGTCGGAGGCAATCCTGAGTTGAACCAGGCAGACGGCATTCACCCCACAGCTAAGGGTCATGAGATTATAGCGGAGACGGTTTGGGATACTCTCAAGCCCATACTTAGGGGTTTGCGTGCCTGA
- a CDS encoding PIG-L family deacetylase has protein sequence MNSFKSFLCLFCILLPITFSTDAQDLDYEPKILLVTAHPDDDALFSATVFKTTHLLNGDVDLAVMTNGEGGYTYSTIGNFIYGKQLDKEEVGREYLPGIRKKEVMAGGEIVGLRNYFFFDQVDKEYALDITIPLETWNTEWISNRLVNILKQQKYDFVFTMMPSEDTHAHHKASALFALRAVNQLDPEERPIVLSTTILRSDSDSTSYSMLEGYPLTKINREIPPFEFDRTQTFGHNDQLDYNIIANWVIAEHKSQGTMQQFMDVGNFEQYWYYALNDEEGVAKTRRFFDAVRSAPMYTNPNNLQEEE, from the coding sequence ATGAATTCATTTAAATCCTTTCTCTGCCTGTTTTGTATTCTCTTACCTATCACATTTAGTACTGATGCCCAGGATTTAGATTACGAGCCGAAAATACTTTTGGTGACAGCCCATCCCGACGATGATGCACTCTTTTCGGCAACCGTTTTTAAGACGACGCATTTGTTGAATGGTGATGTAGATCTCGCAGTTATGACTAACGGCGAAGGAGGGTATACCTATTCGACTATTGGTAATTTTATCTATGGCAAACAGCTTGATAAAGAGGAGGTAGGAAGAGAGTATCTGCCCGGCATTCGAAAAAAAGAGGTGATGGCAGGCGGTGAAATTGTAGGACTCAGAAATTATTTCTTCTTTGACCAGGTAGATAAAGAATATGCCCTGGATATTACCATTCCTCTCGAAACCTGGAATACCGAATGGATCAGCAACAGACTTGTGAATATCCTCAAGCAGCAGAAATATGATTTTGTCTTCACGATGATGCCATCGGAGGATACCCACGCTCATCACAAGGCATCTGCACTCTTTGCATTACGAGCCGTGAATCAATTGGATCCGGAAGAACGACCGATTGTTCTATCAACGACCATTCTCCGAAGTGATTCCGATTCTACTTCCTATTCGATGCTTGAGGGATATCCCCTGACTAAAATCAACCGGGAGATTCCGCCTTTCGAGTTTGATCGCACCCAGACATTTGGTCACAATGACCAATTGGATTATAACATTATTGCCAACTGGGTAATCGCAGAGCATAAATCGCAGGGTACCATGCAGCAGTTCATGGACGTGGGTAATTTTGAGCAGTACTGGTACTATGCGCTCAATGATGAAGAGGGTGTGGCCAAGACTAGAAGGTTTTTCGATGCGGTGAGGAGTGCCCCGATGTACACCAATCCGAATAACCTGCAAGAGGAGGAATGA
- a CDS encoding SIMPL domain-containing protein, with amino-acid sequence MRSYWLLLVLFLIPFTLKAQDRGVITISSEGSVELPADIIQFTVNLNAEGDSPQKAYNLHKEREKVLVQLLDKYAVEEEDINFEPVSVSKTNLGRPYTKEESVYQTRQMVSLRLSDFDVYEKIQISLIEQDFDNFSGNFLSTKAGEGKDTALQRAIRAAKEKAAIIAQEAGIKIGRIVGIDYSHRQIGPVYARSQEMLSVQSSDSQLMKYDQVVTVTANITIKFQIIR; translated from the coding sequence ATGAGATCCTACTGGCTGCTTCTCGTTTTATTTTTGATACCTTTCACTCTTAAGGCACAAGACCGGGGAGTCATCACAATATCCTCGGAAGGATCCGTCGAATTGCCCGCTGATATTATTCAGTTCACTGTTAATTTGAATGCAGAGGGGGATTCACCGCAAAAAGCCTATAATCTGCATAAAGAGAGGGAAAAAGTACTTGTTCAACTGCTGGATAAGTACGCTGTTGAAGAAGAGGATATTAATTTTGAACCGGTTTCCGTTTCAAAGACTAACCTTGGTCGCCCATATACCAAGGAAGAAAGTGTATATCAAACCAGGCAGATGGTTAGCCTGAGGCTCTCTGATTTTGATGTTTACGAGAAGATACAAATCTCTTTGATTGAACAGGATTTCGATAACTTCAGCGGTAATTTTTTATCAACTAAAGCCGGAGAGGGCAAGGACACCGCTTTGCAACGAGCTATTCGTGCGGCTAAAGAAAAAGCCGCTATAATTGCACAAGAGGCAGGCATAAAGATTGGACGCATTGTGGGTATTGATTATTCACACCGGCAAATCGGTCCGGTTTACGCACGGTCTCAGGAGATGCTATCGGTGCAATCTTCAGACAGTCAGCTGATGAAATATGACCAGGTAGTGACGGTTACAGCCAATATTACTATCAAATTTCAAATAATTCGGTAG
- a CDS encoding diadenylate cyclase, whose protein sequence is MIRNSIDILQDFLINVRIADVVDVALISVFLYLILNWLRQSASRQSIIGIVSLFALYVMARFSEMYLTELLIEGLFAVILIGIVVVFQSDIRRLFERIGNWSIFWKNSHAPFDNRTTNIITEAVAKMAENKTGALLVLKGKENIDRHIHGGIPLEGKISIPLLHSIFNPKAPGHDGAVILEGERIIRFGAHLPLSTKLEKLSGGGTRHAAALGLAEQCDALVVVVSEERGSISIARDGTLQRLESVNQLKGILNEFWETRYETKESPLTSWWQSRDLRTAAASVILAVIFWFAFAYQSETVYRTFSVPIEYRNLQSSNLVLQDSIPLEARLTLSGSDQAFRLFDQSQLVVSFNLTNYSRGEELVITESNVNLPSDLSLYEVSPRSLKVRAQRLKEYTIPIEIPTRGTLPGRLSLISIKPERDSMNVFAVDSTRQVPRSLLTEPVDLSSIEASTELPRNLVIPENIRLPDTTSRQIGVAIKVKAKEN, encoded by the coding sequence ATGATCCGGAACAGTATAGATATTCTGCAGGATTTTCTGATTAATGTCAGGATAGCTGATGTTGTTGATGTAGCCCTTATCTCTGTTTTCCTATACCTGATACTGAACTGGCTGCGCCAGAGTGCCTCGCGCCAGTCAATTATAGGTATTGTTTCGCTATTTGCCTTGTATGTGATGGCAAGGTTTTCTGAAATGTACCTGACCGAGCTTCTCATTGAAGGTCTCTTTGCTGTCATTCTTATCGGTATAGTAGTGGTGTTTCAGTCAGACATCAGACGGCTTTTCGAAAGAATTGGCAACTGGAGTATTTTTTGGAAGAACAGCCATGCCCCCTTCGACAATAGAACTACCAATATCATTACTGAAGCAGTGGCCAAGATGGCTGAGAATAAAACGGGGGCCCTTCTGGTACTAAAGGGAAAGGAGAATATCGATCGGCATATTCATGGCGGTATTCCTTTAGAGGGCAAAATCTCCATCCCCCTGTTGCACAGCATCTTTAATCCAAAAGCGCCCGGACACGATGGTGCGGTCATTTTGGAGGGGGAGCGAATTATTCGTTTTGGGGCCCACCTGCCCTTATCAACGAAACTGGAAAAACTGAGCGGTGGCGGCACCCGGCATGCGGCTGCATTAGGACTGGCTGAACAATGCGATGCCCTGGTAGTGGTAGTCTCTGAAGAGAGAGGTTCCATTAGTATAGCTAGAGATGGGACCTTGCAACGTCTGGAATCCGTAAATCAGTTAAAGGGTATTTTGAATGAATTCTGGGAAACCCGTTATGAAACCAAAGAATCGCCCTTGACAAGTTGGTGGCAGAGCCGAGATCTACGAACCGCAGCCGCATCAGTGATTCTGGCCGTCATTTTCTGGTTCGCATTTGCCTACCAGTCCGAAACAGTGTACAGAACCTTTTCCGTACCTATTGAATATCGCAATCTGCAATCTAGTAATTTAGTGTTACAGGATTCCATCCCTCTGGAAGCCAGGCTTACGCTCTCAGGTTCTGACCAGGCATTCCGGCTTTTTGACCAGTCGCAGCTCGTAGTCTCTTTTAATCTCACTAACTATTCACGCGGTGAGGAGCTGGTCATTACGGAAAGCAATGTAAACCTACCGTCTGACTTAAGCTTATATGAGGTGAGTCCAAGATCGCTTAAAGTCAGAGCCCAAAGATTAAAAGAGTACACCATTCCTATCGAGATCCCTACTCGGGGAACACTTCCCGGTAGGCTCTCGCTGATTTCAATTAAGCCGGAGAGAGATTCCATGAATGTTTTTGCAGTTGATTCAACACGTCAAGTGCCCCGCAGTCTCCTTACAGAGCCGGTTGATCTTAGCAGTATAGAAGCTTCTACTGAATTGCCAAGAAATCTGGTGATACCCGAAAACATTCGGCTTCCAGATACTACTTCCAGGCAAATTGGCGTTGCCATAAAAGTAAAAGCAAAAGAGAACTGA
- a CDS encoding threonine/serine dehydratase, producing the protein MKLSRQITDAHRRIKDNILNTPLLHSGWLSDLCNGQVYLKMESEQYTGSFKARGSLNKLLWIRENNLQQMPVTASTGNHGLGFARALDLLGMKGKVFLPNGADTSKVEAIRSYGADLEFYGDDPYTTEIHTRKTAKENNWIYVSPYNDEQIIAGQGTIGIEILEKIEEPHNILATVGGGGLISGIGTIVKERSPKTRIVGCQPENSPEMSVSVKADEYKEIEGKPTLSDGSAGGFEKDAITFDLCKELVDDFTLVSEEQIKEGIRLMIKKHHKLVEGSAAVAVASLFQDPERYADQTTVIVVCGANISLETLKEVLH; encoded by the coding sequence ATGAAATTATCTAGACAGATAACCGATGCCCATCGAAGAATAAAGGATAATATCCTCAACACCCCGCTTCTTCATTCCGGATGGTTGAGTGACCTATGCAACGGGCAGGTATATCTTAAGATGGAAAGCGAGCAGTATACCGGCTCGTTCAAGGCACGGGGAAGCCTCAATAAGCTGTTATGGATCCGCGAAAACAACCTGCAGCAGATGCCTGTAACAGCATCCACAGGTAACCACGGGCTCGGATTTGCAAGAGCGCTGGATTTACTGGGGATGAAAGGAAAGGTATTTCTTCCTAACGGTGCGGACACCTCCAAGGTCGAAGCAATACGGTCATACGGAGCAGATCTTGAATTTTATGGAGATGACCCCTACACCACAGAAATTCATACCCGTAAGACGGCAAAGGAGAACAACTGGATTTACGTTTCGCCCTACAACGATGAGCAAATCATTGCGGGACAGGGTACCATCGGCATAGAAATTCTGGAAAAAATCGAAGAACCCCATAATATACTAGCTACAGTGGGTGGCGGTGGCTTGATTTCAGGTATCGGTACTATTGTGAAAGAGAGAAGTCCGAAGACCAGGATTGTCGGTTGTCAACCGGAGAACTCCCCGGAAATGTCTGTCTCGGTTAAAGCCGATGAATACAAAGAGATTGAAGGCAAACCAACGCTTTCAGACGGCTCAGCAGGCGGATTTGAAAAAGATGCTATTACCTTTGATTTATGCAAAGAGCTGGTTGATGATTTCACCCTGGTATCTGAAGAACAGATCAAAGAGGGTATTCGTCTCATGATTAAAAAGCATCATAAGCTTGTGGAAGGCTCCGCAGCCGTGGCCGTAGCCTCTCTATTTCAAGATCCTGAACGATATGCCGACCAGACTACTGTGATTGTGGTGTGCGGTGCCAACATCTCTCTGGAGACACTGAAAGAGGTGCTTCATTAA
- a CDS encoding SGNH/GDSL hydrolase family protein has translation MKKFLIFIFLLFASFSLQAQDSTLSYLALGDSYTIGESVSTAERWPVQLAQELRQQGLTIKDPTIIAKTGWTTDELKNAIAESELDPPYDLVTLLIGVNDQYRGYDINDYPDKFLYLLDRSISLAGNNPDNVLVLSIPDYGVTPFASEKNPPKISREIEAYNAISKKISDSLGVAYVDITPISRNAEQDSTLLAEDGLHPSGKMYSQWIEETLPLVLPILKQ, from the coding sequence ATGAAGAAATTCCTGATTTTCATCTTTCTCTTATTTGCCTCTTTTTCTCTGCAGGCACAAGATTCAACACTTTCTTACCTGGCCTTGGGCGACTCCTACACCATTGGTGAGAGTGTTTCAACGGCCGAAAGATGGCCAGTACAACTAGCTCAAGAGTTAAGGCAGCAGGGCCTTACTATCAAAGACCCAACTATTATTGCAAAAACCGGCTGGACTACCGACGAGCTTAAGAATGCCATAGCCGAATCCGAACTTGATCCGCCCTATGATCTGGTGACCTTGCTCATTGGAGTAAATGACCAGTATCGCGGTTATGACATCAATGACTATCCGGATAAATTTCTTTACCTGCTCGACAGATCCATCTCTCTGGCTGGAAATAACCCCGACAATGTTTTAGTGCTATCTATCCCCGATTACGGAGTTACGCCCTTTGCCAGTGAAAAGAATCCTCCAAAAATATCCCGCGAAATCGAAGCCTACAACGCCATAAGCAAAAAGATCTCTGATAGCCTGGGAGTAGCCTACGTTGACATTACGCCTATATCCCGGAATGCGGAACAGGATTCTACCCTGCTTGCCGAAGACGGCCTCCACCCCTCCGGGAAAATGTACAGTCAATGGATAGAGGAAACCTTGCCATTGGTCTTGCCCATTCTTAAGCAATGA